GCCATCACGAGTTTGTTGTCGCCCCAAATCAGGCGATTCCGCCACGTTGTGTACTCGCCGGCCTGTTCGCGAACGGCATTGGTATTTCTCTGCCAGAGTTTCAGTTCGCCCTGCGCTTCCGCGCGCTGCCGCAGTTCGTCAATGCTCTCGACCATCTGGAGCGGCAGAACGCAGCCGGCGACATCCACCTCGCGCCGGTTGCCGTGTTCGTCGTACTTGTCTTCCCAAATCAACTCAGTCTTGACCTGGCTCAGCGGGTGCGGATTCCCCGGCCCGTAGTGGGGCTGGCCCTTTGTTTGCGTTATGTTGATCATATCGCTCAATGCTTCAGATCTCAAAGGCTGTGCGTTGCACACCGGATTGCCGGATAATGGAAAGGAGCGTGCCGATCCGTATCTCGCAGTGGATCGGGACGGGGACGGTCACGGTGGAAGCTCCGTCTTTTCGCTGCATCACCACATGACTGCCGCGTTGTCGCACTTGCCGGAATCCATGTTGCTTCAATATACGGCAGACGTCGGTCCCGGGAAAATGTCCGATCTTAGGCATGAACGGCCTCAAAACGGG
The window above is part of the Candidatus Eisenbacteria bacterium genome. Proteins encoded here:
- a CDS encoding type II toxin-antitoxin system HicA family toxin, producing MPKIGHFPGTDVCRILKQHGFRQVRQRGSHVVMQRKDGASTVTVPVPIHCEIRIGTLLSIIRQSGVQRTAFEI